ATTTTTTCAATCAACAAATCAGGGTATTTTTCAAGGTAGAATTAAATTAAATTCTGTCGAAAATCATATCATAGTTTTTTTTAAGGGTCAATGCGTAGGAACTATTGCTAAAAAGGAATTAGAAAATATTAGTCGCAGCATATTACATAGCTAATTGATAGTAATTATGAGCTATCTTTTATCTTCAATAATTTTTATCGTTTACTATCTTGAAAGATTAGGCTTTGGAGGTGTTTTAAGACGTTCGATATATCTCATCTTATTTTACATAATAGGATATAGAACTCAAATTGTGATTAAAAATTTAAAGATAATATTACCCCATATCAAAATAGAAGAGATTGAAAAGTATAAAAAATCTTATTATAATCATCTCGCCGATTTAATCGTAGAAACACTTTGGTGTTATAAAGCAACAAGAGAGGAGCTCGATCATAAAGTTAGTTTTAAGAATCCTGATTTAATTGATCAAATTTTTAAATCCGGAGACAATATTTCTATATTATTATCTCATATAGGCAATTGGGAGTTATTCTGTCAATGGGCAGGAAAATTTACGCCTCAATTCAGAGTCCCTATCTTATATACTCCTATAAAAAATAAAATGCTGAATGCTTCGCTATCATATCTTCGTGAAAGAACCGGCAATACACTAGTATCTACTAAATCTACATTGGACCTATATCGTCTTCAAAGAGTTAAACCCGCAGCCATCAATTTATTTGCTATAGATCAAAACCCTGGTGATCCTGACCATCAGCTTTGGCTTAGTTTTTTCGGACAGAAGGTTCCTGTAATTTCTGGGGCAGAAAAATTTGTAAAATCTCAATCCCAAAAAGCTTATTTTCTTTATGTAACCAAGAAAGAAAACTATGAAATAGAGTTAATTGAATTATCTTACGATAAAGAAATACCTTTTGACCTCACGGAAAAGCAGTTTAAAATGCTAGAGGCGAATATTTTAGAAAACCCTAGCATATGGCTGCTTTCTCATAATAGGTTTAAGTATAGCAAGCATGTGTAAATGAAAATTACTTTGAAAATTATTACGCTAAATTTGCCTAAAAATTAACTTAACCAATGATAAATAGATTCAATTTACTTCTTGCCATATGTATACTATCATTCTTTTATAATCCACTATATGGTCAATTTTCCTTGCCTAACCTACCCTATGCCTATTCAGCATTAGAGCCATATTTAGATTCTCAAACGATGTTTATTCACCATACAAAACATCATCAAGCCTACATTTCTAATTTAAATAAGGCCATAGAAAAAGATTCCGTTAAAAAAGGATTGGAAGATATGCTGAAAACTATTTCGAATTATCCTATGGTGGTCAGAAACAATGCAGGTGGCCATTATAACCATAGCTTATTTTGGTCTATTTTGACACCTGATAATGACACGAAACCTAGCAAAGCGCTTCTTGATGCGATAGTTAAACAATTTGGGAGTTTAGATAGTTTAAAAATACTAATGAATCAAGCAGCGAGCAAGCAGTTTGGCTCTGGTTGGGCTTGGTTATCTGTTAGTAAAGAAAATGAACTTTTTATTTCATCTACACCTAATCAAGACAATCCTTTGATGGATATTGCTGACAAAAAAGGTACACCCATATTAGGGATAGATGTGTGGGAACATGCTTATTATCTCAAATATCAAAACAAACGCGGAGATTATTTATCATCAATTTGGAATGTAATAAATTGGCAAGAGGTCAGTAGAAGATATTCTGCTGTAAAGACTATCGAATAATAACAAATAGCTTTTATTTAAACAACTCTTTTAATGCGGGGGCGTCTGCTATTTTAAGTTTCCCTGCCATAAATAAACGAATTTCACGCCGCTGCTGTGCAGAGTCATAATCAGCCTTTTCTTCCTCAGTTTCAGGAATCAGTGGTGCTACTTTCTTAGGTTTGCCGTTACTATCTAAAGCTACAAAAGAGTAATAAGCTGAATTACATTTATATTTGTTTTTAGTTGGTAGATTTTCTGCCCATACCTCAATTTTCACCTCCATAGATGTAGAAAATGCACGCGTAACTTTGCTCATTATGGTGACCACATCTCCCATTTTAATAGGGTTTTCAAAGCTTACCTGATCTACTGTCACCGTCACAACAACGGCCTCTGCGTGTCTACCAGCACTTACCGCACTGCAGATATCCATCCAATGTAAAATTTTACCACCTCTAAGATTGTGTATGGTATTGGTATCATTCGGTAGAACGATTTCCATCATTTGAGAATAGGACTCTTGTGCTTTTTTTCCTGCTAACATTTTTACATTTTATATTTTATTCCAAACTAGCTTTTACTCATCGTAATCCAAAATTACTTTTTTACTTCTTGGCATAGATTGACAAGTTAATACAAAACCTTTTGCAATATCCTTATCTGATAGTGCATCACGGTCTTTCATTTCTATATTGCCGGTTTTAATCATGGCTCTGCAGGTACTGCAAGCAGCTACTAAGCATGAATAAGGTGGGTCACCTCCCGCATTTAATGCTGCATCTAATATGGTCTCATTATACTGACAAGTAAACTTTAATTTTTTGCCTTCATATTTAATTTCAACCTCAGCAGCCTCTCCGGGAGAGAGTGGTGCATCATTCGAACTACCTACACTGGCAGATTGCATATCTTCTGCACTTTTGGCAGTAAAATACTCTCTATGGAATTTCTCTGGACTCAGCCCAATAATTTGACAAGCTTTTTCTGTAGCAGAAATAATTCCAGCAGGACCGCAAACCCAAACATTATAGTTCGTAACTGGAAGCGACTTAATCCATTGAGCAAGATTTTGCTCGTTTAATATGTTTTCTCCATTTGTAAATAAGAAATCAATCTTTAGATTTGGATTTTTTGCTTCAAGTTCTTTAAGTTCATCATAAAACATGGTTTCTTCCTTTGATAAGGTACTATACTTTAGAAATACAGCACTTGTTGTGTGACTCAACAATTCGTGAAGCATAGATAATACAGGTGTAATGCCGCTACCCCCAGCCACAAAAACATATTGATAATCCTTGGAAATTTCATTTAAAAGAAAGCCTCCTTCAGGTAAGGAAACTTCTAAAATATCTCCAGCTTTGATAGACTGATTTAAGAATTTACTACCATAACCATCTATTATTTCTTTAACGCCTATAGAGAATGAATCTTTCACCGAGCTAGGTGAACATATAGAATAGGAGCGCCTCAATACATTACCATCAATATTTAATTCTATACTGACATATTGTCCTGATTTGAAGGAATAGGATGTTTTCAAATCGTTTGGTAGATCGAAGGTAATTTTTTTGGATAAAGGAGTTAACTGCTGAGTATTTGCTACTTTGAGTTTATGAAACTGCATATGATTATTTTGATGTGTTGAAATATTGTCTTGTGCGAAGGATGATAGGGTCAGATTCATTTATTATGTTTTGGTAGCCCTCATTTTTGAAATATTGTTTGGCTATAAATGCTTTCAGTTGGTTTTTCAATTTAGCTTCATAACTTAATTTTGTAGTTTCATTCCACTTAGCACCATTTTTCTTAGCATAAATATAAAATTCAGACAGAACGGAGGTGCTTAGTTGGTAGTTTTTTTGGAAATCTAGAATAGTTTTATAGCCCTGAAATTCTCTACTAAGTCTCTCATAGTTTGAATATACAAAATCTGGAACATAGCTCCTGAGAGCAGCTAGGCTATTAAAATCATAATTAGTGTCTAAAGGAACAAAAATATCAGGGCTAATGCCACCTCCACCTTTCATCTTTCTACCTTTTTTTGTAAGATAAGTAATTGTATCCGTTGTTATCTGATTCTTTTCATGAAAAAACTCTCCATTTTTATAGCGTTCATAAACTTCCTCTTCATAGTTTTCTATTTGTTTATATGGCTTTTGAATGTTGCGACCTGATGGGGTAAAATATTTAGCGACCGTAAGCCTTACAGCACTGCCATCACTAAGTTCTATTTGATTTTGAACCAGCCCTTTACCAAAACTTCTTCTTCCAATTACAATTCCTCGATCTAAATCTTGTATAGCACCAGCTAAGATTTCGGAGGCACTAGCTGAACCCTCATCTATAAGCACCGCGACTTTACCTTTTTCAAATATTCCAGGCTTACCACTATAAAAATCTTCCCTTTTATATTTTAATCCATTTGTGTAAACAAGAAGTTCTTTATTCGGAATCAATTCGTCTAGAATGCGCACAGCAATTTCTAAGAAGCCTCCTGTATTTTGCCTAAGATCGATCACCAAGTTTTGAATTTTTTTCTTATTGAGCTCATCTAGCTGGGTGTAGAATTCATCATAAGTGTTCTCACCAAATGAATTAATCTTTATAAAACCAGTCAAAGAATCAATCAATATTCCTTGTTCTACACTATTTACCTTTATATCATCTCTTTTTAGAACTATGGCTGGCAGTAAACTATTATTTCTTTGGATAGTAAGTTTTACCGAGCTTCCTTTCACTCCGCGAAGTTTTTTGAAAACATCTAAATTAGTAATTTTTACACCGGCTACATTGGTGTCATTAATTTTAACTATCTTATCTCCAGATTTAATGCCCGCCATTTCAGATGGACCTCCTGAAATAGGTGATACAACAATAATGGTATCCTGTACTATGTAAAACTCAACTCCAATTCCTGAAAATGATCCGACTAAAGGTTCATTCGCTGCTTGTATATCCTCTCTGGAAATATAAACAGAATGAGGGTCTAGACTATTTAATAAATGATTGACAGCTTTACTTTCAATCGCATTATAATCTATAGAATCTACGTAGTTTTTATTGATAATTTCTAGCAACTCATCAAACTTATTTTGGGATTTTGTGTTAGGTAAGGTGGTACGAATAAATAAAAAACCTAAAAGTATACCGATAGCAATCAAAAGTATATTTTTTAGAAACTGATTAGCTTCCAATGTATTGTATATTATGTAATTATTATTTGATGCCAAAGCTTAAATATCTGCAAAACTAGCTAATTGCAAATCAATATTATTGTTATATTTAGCTAAATTTATCAAGCAGTATAAATGTTTTCCACATTTTTAGGAATCCTTTAGACCTTCAGTTTTAATTTAATATTTTTGCTTAAGAATATGGTAAAAAAGAAAATTGATTTAGGGAGAAAAATTGGAGTGCTCGGCGGGGGGCAACTTGGAAGAATGCTGCAAGAAGCATCTTTGCCTTTTGGAGTTGATCTTTGTTTTCTAGATAATGATATCAAAGCGCCATGCAGTATATTTAAAGGAAATTTCACTCATGGAAGTTATAAAGATGCCAATGCTGTTATTCAATTTGGAAAGGATAAGGATGTCTTAACTATAGAAATTGAACATATCAATACCGATGCCTTGGAGCAGTTATCCAAGTATGACAAAATAGTGATTCCAAGTGTTGATGTCATAAAAATGATTCAAAATAAGGCTTTTCAAAAAAGCTTTTTGAAAGAGAATGATATCCCTACTTCTGAATTTGTGGTAGTTGAATCTAAATCAATATCTCAGGAACTTGCTAAGGAATGGTACCCTTTTGTTCAAAAGTCTCAGGTTGATGGTTATGATGGTAAGGGCGTTATGGTTATTCATAATGAATCGAAACTTAGCGGTCAACTTATGGTTCCTTCACTTATGGAAAAATTGGTCGATATCGAAAAGGAAC
The genomic region above belongs to Chitinophagales bacterium and contains:
- a CDS encoding acyl-CoA thioesterase codes for the protein MLAGKKAQESYSQMMEIVLPNDTNTIHNLRGGKILHWMDICSAVSAGRHAEAVVVTVTVDQVSFENPIKMGDVVTIMSKVTRAFSTSMEVKIEVWAENLPTKNKYKCNSAYYSFVALDSNGKPKKVAPLIPETEEEKADYDSAQQRREIRLFMAGKLKIADAPALKELFK
- a CDS encoding superoxide dismutase, which codes for MINRFNLLLAICILSFFYNPLYGQFSLPNLPYAYSALEPYLDSQTMFIHHTKHHQAYISNLNKAIEKDSVKKGLEDMLKTISNYPMVVRNNAGGHYNHSLFWSILTPDNDTKPSKALLDAIVKQFGSLDSLKILMNQAASKQFGSGWAWLSVSKENELFISSTPNQDNPLMDIADKKGTPILGIDVWEHAYYLKYQNKRGDYLSSIWNVINWQEVSRRYSAVKTIE
- a CDS encoding S41 family peptidase, translated to MEANQFLKNILLIAIGILLGFLFIRTTLPNTKSQNKFDELLEIINKNYVDSIDYNAIESKAVNHLLNSLDPHSVYISREDIQAANEPLVGSFSGIGVEFYIVQDTIIVVSPISGGPSEMAGIKSGDKIVKINDTNVAGVKITNLDVFKKLRGVKGSSVKLTIQRNNSLLPAIVLKRDDIKVNSVEQGILIDSLTGFIKINSFGENTYDEFYTQLDELNKKKIQNLVIDLRQNTGGFLEIAVRILDELIPNKELLVYTNGLKYKREDFYSGKPGIFEKGKVAVLIDEGSASASEILAGAIQDLDRGIVIGRRSFGKGLVQNQIELSDGSAVRLTVAKYFTPSGRNIQKPYKQIENYEEEVYERYKNGEFFHEKNQITTDTITYLTKKGRKMKGGGGISPDIFVPLDTNYDFNSLAALRSYVPDFVYSNYERLSREFQGYKTILDFQKNYQLSTSVLSEFYIYAKKNGAKWNETTKLSYEAKLKNQLKAFIAKQYFKNEGYQNIINESDPIILRTRQYFNTSK
- a CDS encoding 2Fe-2S iron-sulfur cluster binding domain-containing protein, with the protein product MNLTLSSFAQDNISTHQNNHMQFHKLKVANTQQLTPLSKKITFDLPNDLKTSYSFKSGQYVSIELNIDGNVLRRSYSICSPSSVKDSFSIGVKEIIDGYGSKFLNQSIKAGDILEVSLPEGGFLLNEISKDYQYVFVAGGSGITPVLSMLHELLSHTTSAVFLKYSTLSKEETMFYDELKELEAKNPNLKIDFLFTNGENILNEQNLAQWIKSLPVTNYNVWVCGPAGIISATEKACQIIGLSPEKFHREYFTAKSAEDMQSASVGSSNDAPLSPGEAAEVEIKYEGKKLKFTCQYNETILDAALNAGGDPPYSCLVAACSTCRAMIKTGNIEMKDRDALSDKDIAKGFVLTCQSMPRSKKVILDYDE
- a CDS encoding lysophospholipid acyltransferase family protein produces the protein MSYLLSSIIFIVYYLERLGFGGVLRRSIYLILFYIIGYRTQIVIKNLKIILPHIKIEEIEKYKKSYYNHLADLIVETLWCYKATREELDHKVSFKNPDLIDQIFKSGDNISILLSHIGNWELFCQWAGKFTPQFRVPILYTPIKNKMLNASLSYLRERTGNTLVSTKSTLDLYRLQRVKPAAINLFAIDQNPGDPDHQLWLSFFGQKVPVISGAEKFVKSQSQKAYFLYVTKKENYEIELIELSYDKEIPFDLTEKQFKMLEANILENPSIWLLSHNRFKYSKHV